The DNA region AGCGAACATCACAAGCAGTAAGTTGTTAAATTATTCTACTTCTGACTTGAAAAGCAACTGGTATCTAACATCTTTGAGTCAAAAATGCAGGGGATAAGGAATTTGAGGAGCTCAAACTCGAGAAAGAACAGAAGGATATATACTATCTAAATGAACAGTGCAGAACTGCCAGTATCATAGAGAAGAAAGGTTTGTGTCTTGTTCTACATGAAATCTCAATGCCGTTGGTCACATGCAGTGAAAAATGATGGTTGAAATAGTCTTGTTCTAGATTACAATTTGAAGAGCTTAAATTTATCTGAatctttctgaatttttttcatgatttacAGCAATTGTATCTTCTTATTGAGTGATTCCTCTGTGGCAGATGCTGAGATAACAAAGTTGGAAGCAACTGCAGCCGAAAGAAAACTCAACGTTGAAAACTTGAATTCCCAACTAGAAAAGGTACATCTTGagttaacaacaaaagaagacgAGGTCAAAGACCTTGTTAGTATCCAAGagaaattggaaaaagaaaagacgaGTGTTCAGCTGAGTGCAAATGAACTGTTTGAAAAACTGGTCAGCTCCGAACAGGAGGTTAAAAAGCTCGATGACCTGGTCCGCTACTTGGCAGCCGAGTTGACTAATCTGGATAAAAAGAATTTGACCTTCACGGAGAAGTTTGGTCAACTTAGTGGCCTATATGATACCCACTTTCTGTTGCTGCAAAAAGACAGAGATCTTGCAATTGATCGTGCTCAAAGATCATTCGATCAACTCCAGCGTGAGTTCTTTAGCGTAACTGCCAAAAAAGAAGCTTTGGAATCAGCAGGAAAGGAACTAAACGAGAAAATAGTTGAGCTCCAGGCTGATAAGGAGTCTTTAATATCTCAAGTTTCTGGGATACGGTGTTCTACAAGCCAGACCATTGATAAACTGGAGTCTGAAGCAAAAGGACTAGTTTCAAAACATGCTGAGGCAGAATCAGTGATTTCAAAGCTGAAAGAGGAAATAGAAACTTTATTGGAAATTGTGAAGACATCAGAGGATAAGAAGGTATACAAATTCTTTTCTATCCTATGCCCTGTATCTAATGTATGCCTGCAATGCTTGATTTACTTGTATATCTTTCAGCAAAAATTGTCGTTGAAGCTTTCATCATTAGAgatggaaaacaaagaaaaatacgaGAAACTGCAGGCAGATGCACAGAGAAAAGTTGAGGAACTAGAGGCCTTGCAGAAAGAGAGTGAGAGCCATCAGCTGCAGGCGGATTTATTGGCAAAAGAGGTGAACGAGCTCCAAACCGTCATAGAGGAGAAAGGGCGTCTTATCCACCAGTGCAATGAAAACGAGAAGAAGCTTAACCAACAACTCATTAAGGtctaaaaatttgattttagggGATTGCTTTATGGTTTTTAATCCACCTTTGTAGTACTTATCAATTATGAATCGCACTGCAGGACAAGGAGTTACTGGTAACTGCTGAAACTAAGCTTGTAGAAGCAAAGAAGCAATATGATATGATGCTGGAAAGCAAACAGTTGGAATTATCAAGGCACTTGAAAGAATTATCACAGAGGAATGACCAGGTATATATTAGCAAAACTAGTGTCGTCAGGGTTCACCAACACAATATGTTATTTTGCAATATGCAAAGAACATGTGATCTGTATATGTTATTTTGCAGGCAATTAATGTTATCAGGAGGAAGTATGACGTCGAGAAGCAGGAAATTGTTAATGCTGAAAAGGATAAGGTATATATGACTGCAGTATCTTTTATTTGCAGTCTACTGAGCAGTTGGTGATGTTTTTGGCGGTTCTTATTTCAGGTTGAAAAGATTATTAAAGAGTTGTCCACTAAATATGATAAAGAACTCTCAGATTgcaaagaagaatcaaagggGAAACTGCTGACCGTTCAAACGGAACATGCTTCTCTGGTATGTATGGCATATCTTTGAACTCATCGATTGATATTTCCATATATTCCGAATCATTGACAAACTTTTTGGACGAAAAGCTATCACATATTATCTTCTTACTGATTTCATGCATTGTTCTACTCGTCCAATACTATCATTGACTGTTATTAGATTCCATAGAAACCTGATGGTTCACCATCACCAATCATGGAGTTGTATAGCTTAGAATGAATTAATCAAACTAGGTTGAGTTGTAAGTTTTATCTGTTTTGAAAGGTTATAACTGACAGCATGTCAAGCCAAGTAATAACTATATTGCAAATAAACTGATAAAATCTGCATCCCAGATTCTCAGTATTCGGAAGGAGCATGAGAGTAAGGAGCTCAACCTCAAAGCTAAGTATGATCAGGAGCTGAGACAAAATCAGATTCAGGCTGAAAATGAACTAAAAGAGGTACCCACAGATATAACTTCATTGTTCAGAATGATGCAAGAGTACCTAGCCTCTGGTATTCAAATAGCTTGTATATTTATCCAGAGGATAACAGCTCTCAAGAGTGAGAATGATGTCCAGTTGAAAGCATTCAAGTGTCAGTATGAAGATGATTGTAAGAAACTGCAAGAAGAATTAGATCTTCAAAGGAAAAAAGTAAGTGATTCTTAACAGGATCCATTATAAGATGAATCTTTATGGGTTTAACTAATGGGCTAACCTTGCAGGAAGAGAGGCAAAGAGCTTTGGTGCAGTTACAGTGGAAGATGATGAGTGACAATCCACCTGAAGAGCAAGAAGTAAACTCAAACAAGGTTAGAGTGAACTTCATAATCTTTACTTATTGTTATCTATCCACTTCAATATACGTGCTTAAAATAACATCAGCAGGGTAATAACTGGAAAACATGTATTTTGTAAGTGGATATTGTTAGGGTTGCATCATATAGTTAACAtgatgtttattattttgtagaACTATTCAATTTCGAAAGATTCTCGTCTTGGTGGTAGCAAAAGAAGCGAGCATATAAGAGTGAGGACAGATCACGATGACGAACAGGCAGAGAATCAAATATAGATTTTTGCTCCTTTCTGCTTTGTCAAGGCTACATACATATAACCACTTCCTAATGGATCAAATGCAGGACTCTGCTTTTGTAAAGGCAAAAGAAACACCTGTGTCCAAAATATTGAAGAAAACTCACAACGTAAAGACAGGAAGCGTCCCGAGCATTCCAAATCCAAAGCATCATAGTAGGGTAAGCATTGTAATCTTTACATTTTTACATCACAATCAATCTCATCGTTTGGTTTGTGGTTTAACTCGGCAGGTATCTCATCGTGAGTATGAAGTTGAAACGAACAATGGGAGGGTAACCAAacgaagaaaaacaagaaatacaGCCATGTTTGAGGTACCTTATCCATCCAAACAAGATATATAACATATTCAAGAAACCTTGCTTTACATTCTTTTTCAACAGGAGCCACAAAGACGCAGTACTAGATTGACACCCAAATTGAAGACCCCCAAAAGTATCGCCAAGGTGAAATACAAATTCACTACTTTTGCTGATGCTTAACGTATATAAGCCCCCGTACAAGTAAACTACTGCTGAATTAGAGAGTATAAGAGTAAATCTGATGATAGGAAAAACATCATATTTTCATGAAACGCGCAAAAGTTTTCTGTAACTTTTACTCCGTCTCATCTCCCTTagtaataatatagataatCTGACAGGTGATTGGAGCTCAGAATTTTCATATCTGTTTAGGTGTGGTTAGGTCTATCCAAGTATAATGCTGAGAAAAATGCCAAACAACCTCTAAGGACCACTAATACTGTCCGGCACTTAGTTCAAATTAGAAGTGCGGAAATTGTTTCCAAGTCAAGAAGTTATGGATGATGCTGTTGTAATGCTAGGTTTCTAAAATGTTTTGTGACTTAACTGCATAATATTATAATCACAGGGAGGAATGATGACTGGCTCTGCATTTGATTGAAGTTTACCTCGCAAAGTCagttccctctctctctctctctctctctctctctctctcttgcaaATACATGCTCTTTGTGAAAGCTTGCTCAGCGATTACATAAACATTTTGCTGCTTGCAACAACTATCTCATTCTTATAACATGAATAAAAACTATGCGAGTATTTCACGAACTTGTAAATGTTGGGAAGAGAATTACATCCAGAATCTGTTACTGACCCAGTAGCTATCTTcagaaattttttgataaaccTGTGCACCAAAAGTGTTGAATTTATTTGTCATCTTAATAGTTCTCCCTAGTAATTGTATCTTTGGTATTTGTTGGTATTATTAGTGGTTTATTTGCTCTTGAGGTTAACAATTTGCTGTTGAATGATTGGCATTACAGAACACTGAATCCAAGTGGAGAGATCACTGAGGTCTGAAACGAATAACCAGGAAGAAATTGGATGGATAGCAGTGGAGTAATGCTGATGGAAGCCATTCAAACATAAgctgataagcatagaaaataaaacaatcagtacttgcagtatatatatatagagatataacTCATAAGATAGATAAGGTTGATCAAACTCTttgaattttctaaataaatggGTTGGGATCATAAAAGGCCCATAGCAAGAAATGAGTACATGATGTAACAACTGTACACATTACTAGGGGACCTATGAAGCGAATTTGGAGGAACATATCACGGAGGATTAGACGAACAcgtttaatatttaaagaaagaaatcgtTTGTTTTAGGCAAAGCAATCAAATAAATCTAatgtagtagtagtataaaTAAGGGAACTAGGTAGCATTAGCTAATTgatatgtgttttaattaaaggaagaaaagaaaaacaaagcaaagggtTATGTGGGGGGGTCAAAAAAGTCATGAAATGTGTGCGAATCACAttaaatgaagaaacaaaagatggcTAGTAAGCGCGTCGAAGCCTTTGACCCTTTCCACTTTCTTGTCGCATTCGTTGATACTTTGAGATTCTGGTAATGCCAAGAGACCTGatatttttactaatatttttatactcAATTAATTTTTAAGTACTAATAGTATAACTTTagctgtaaaaaaaacaaaaggtaattTTAACGCAATCGTTGATCCATCAAATCCAAAATGGATATGTTTTTCTCGGGAGACGGCTAATTTTATGCTTTAATTTTTTGTGTAATCGATACATACATTTACcttatacaaattattaaacccaaaaaaaacaattacttaAGACTTAATTAGTCTTTGGGTTTTGGATTATTAGTTTGACGTATTCCACAGAAATAATGACGGGTCAAgagtttttttagttaataaataCTGCAAAACATAACGGGTGAAGAAAAAactatgtttaaaaaaaaaaaattaatatattattcaatagAAACAACAATTTTTGCTTAGTAATGATTTCTAgagtattataaaaaaaattaaaatattttgcgCACATATAGGATGTCGGAATAGTGAAAACGCATACAAAATATAAGGGATTTGTTATGATATAAATGTAAAGGAAGATGAAAGTCAACATGCCAAATAGCAAAAGAAgagactaatttttttttaaaaaaaatggcagcttttttattttaattttctttgacCAGATCACTCTTCTGCTTcatcctttctctctctctctctcttctttttttcttttcccccTAATTTCATTTACACTTATCTCAAACTTCCCCctcatcttctcttttatttcactttttGACCACAATCAATTCTTATTTGTCTATCGACACCCTCATTTTTTACTCTAATTCGAAGTATTTTCACAAATAACCTAACTAAAAAATTGAATGTTGAAGGTTAAATAGCAATTTCTGTTACTAAAATTAAGTAATCGGACGCAAAGTAGGAAGTATAATGGTCATTATTTAACAGCCAATAATATAGGgcataaaacaaagatttaaTACTTATGAAGCACGCCAAATGCAATACCAAAAAATATACAGATagctttcttattttttttttttttcagtgaatgaaatgaaattaatgaatatatatatatataagaaataaaagttTTAGCGTTAGgaaaaagacataaaaaaacgaaagaaagaaagagagcgaAGACTTCGTCGCAGAGACTTTTTGTGGATTTATCGTTTTTGTTTGagagtatcttcttcttcttctccttcttcttcttcaattcaatcaaacaatttttagggtttatctcACCTGGTAAATTATCCCTCCTATTTTGTTGAGCTGCctttgtaatgatttttttgccctcttctttgttctgttttcgaggtttttgatttttt from Camelina sativa cultivar DH55 chromosome 3, Cs, whole genome shotgun sequence includes:
- the LOC104776349 gene encoding synaptonemal complex protein 1-like isoform X1, which translates into the protein MQKLGFPAMKSLDQLRSMSGSAKTHSFSTRPPQDSVVSGSFSNLKLTAEKLVKDQAAMRTDLELANCKLKKSVEHVYALEDKLQNAFNENAKLRVRQKEDEKLWRGLESKFSSTKALCDQLTETLQHLASQVQDAEKDKDFFESKFNTSSEAIDSLNQQMQDMSLSLDAAKANITSRDKEFEELKLEKEQKDIYYLNEQCRTASIIEKKDAEITKLEATAAERKLNVENLNSQLEKVHLELTTKEDEVKDLVSIQEKLEKEKTSVQLSANELFEKLVSSEQEVKKLDDLVRYLAAELTNLDKKNLTFTEKFGQLSGLYDTHFLLLQKDRDLAIDRAQRSFDQLQREFFSVTAKKEALESAGKELNEKIVELQADKESLISQVSGIRCSTSQTIDKLESEAKGLVSKHAEAESVISKLKEEIETLLEIVKTSEDKKQKLSLKLSSLEMENKEKYEKLQADAQRKVEELEALQKESESHQLQADLLAKEVNELQTVIEEKGRLIHQCNENEKKLNQQLIKDKELLVTAETKLVEAKKQYDMMLESKQLELSRHLKELSQRNDQAINVIRRKYDVEKQEIVNAEKDKVEKIIKELSTKYDKELSDCKEESKGKLLTVQTEHASLILSIRKEHESKELNLKAKYDQELRQNQIQAENELKERITALKSENDVQLKAFKCQYEDDCKKLQEELDLQRKKEERQRALVQLQWKMMSDNPPEEQEVNSNKNYSISKDSRLGGSKRSEHIRVRTDHDDEQDSAFVKAKETPVSKILKKTHNVKTGSVPSIPNPKHHSRVSHREYEVETNNGRVTKRRKTRNTAMFEEPQRRSTRLTPKLKTPKSIAKGGMMTGSAFD
- the LOC104776349 gene encoding synaptonemal complex protein 1-like isoform X2, with the translated sequence MQDMSLSLDAAKANITSRDKEFEELKLEKEQKDIYYLNEQCRTASIIEKKDAEITKLEATAAERKLNVENLNSQLEKVHLELTTKEDEVKDLVSIQEKLEKEKTSVQLSANELFEKLVSSEQEVKKLDDLVRYLAAELTNLDKKNLTFTEKFGQLSGLYDTHFLLLQKDRDLAIDRAQRSFDQLQREFFSVTAKKEALESAGKELNEKIVELQADKESLISQVSGIRCSTSQTIDKLESEAKGLVSKHAEAESVISKLKEEIETLLEIVKTSEDKKQKLSLKLSSLEMENKEKYEKLQADAQRKVEELEALQKESESHQLQADLLAKEVNELQTVIEEKGRLIHQCNENEKKLNQQLIKDKELLVTAETKLVEAKKQYDMMLESKQLELSRHLKELSQRNDQAINVIRRKYDVEKQEIVNAEKDKVEKIIKELSTKYDKELSDCKEESKGKLLTVQTEHASLILSIRKEHESKELNLKAKYDQELRQNQIQAENELKERITALKSENDVQLKAFKCQYEDDCKKLQEELDLQRKKEERQRALVQLQWKMMSDNPPEEQEVNSNKNYSISKDSRLGGSKRSEHIRVRTDHDDEQDSAFVKAKETPVSKILKKTHNVKTGSVPSIPNPKHHSRVSHREYEVETNNGRVTKRRKTRNTAMFEEPQRRSTRLTPKLKTPKSIAKGGMMTGSAFD